A genomic window from Erwinia sp. SLM-02 includes:
- the mobB gene encoding molybdopterin-guanine dinucleotide biosynthesis protein MobB: MTIPLLSVSAWSGTGKTTLLKQLIPELKSRGIRCGLIKHTHHQMEIDTPGKDSYELRKAGADQVLVASQLRWALMTETPQQDRLDLHYLASRMDASVLDLILVEGFKQEEVAKIVLHRSGSGKPLPLPLDQWTIAVASDVNIKLDMPCLDLNNVAEVADFIERWLSVQRK, translated from the coding sequence ATGACGATCCCACTACTGTCAGTCTCCGCATGGAGCGGTACGGGTAAGACCACGCTCCTGAAACAGTTAATTCCCGAACTTAAATCACGAGGTATCCGCTGCGGACTGATCAAACACACCCATCATCAGATGGAGATTGATACACCGGGGAAGGACAGCTATGAGTTGCGCAAAGCCGGGGCCGACCAGGTGCTGGTGGCCAGTCAGTTACGCTGGGCTTTAATGACAGAAACACCACAGCAGGACAGGCTCGATCTACATTATCTTGCCAGCAGAATGGATGCCTCGGTATTAGATCTTATTCTGGTGGAAGGATTTAAGCAGGAAGAGGTCGCCAAAATTGTGCTGCACCGATCCGGTTCGGGTAAACCGCTGCCCCTGCCGCTGGATCAATGGACGATTGCTGTTGCCAGCGACGTCAATATTAAGCTCGATATGCCTTGTCTGGATTTAAACAACGTCGCTGAGGTTGCTGATTTCATTGAGCGCTGGCTGTCGGTGCAAAGAAAGTAG
- the mobA gene encoding molybdenum cofactor guanylyltransferase MobA: MAINSNSEPPAITGVILAGGRGSRMGGQDKGLIIWHQQPLYHHVLQRLKPQVDTVWINANRNLAAYQQSGFAVIVDTLPDFPGPLAGMLAALEQAETEWVVFSSCDTPLLPDNLVTHLWRNKNCALAVWACSEERDHPALALMHRSLATPLREYLERGERRLLLFLRQAGGHGVLFSNAGAAFNNINNPEDLKN, translated from the coding sequence ATGGCTATCAACTCAAATTCTGAACCTCCAGCTATCACCGGAGTGATTCTTGCTGGCGGCCGCGGCAGCAGAATGGGAGGCCAGGATAAAGGACTGATTATCTGGCATCAGCAGCCGCTTTATCACCACGTACTACAGCGTTTAAAGCCCCAGGTTGATACTGTATGGATTAATGCCAATCGTAACCTTGCGGCATATCAACAGAGTGGCTTTGCGGTTATCGTCGATACCCTACCTGATTTTCCCGGTCCCCTGGCGGGGATGCTGGCCGCACTGGAACAGGCCGAGACCGAATGGGTGGTTTTTTCTTCCTGCGATACCCCGCTGCTACCCGACAATCTGGTTACGCATTTATGGCGTAATAAAAACTGTGCGCTGGCCGTGTGGGCCTGCTCAGAGGAACGGGATCATCCGGCACTGGCTCTGATGCATCGCAGCCTGGCAACACCGCTTAGAGAGTATCTTGAACGCGGCGAACGCAGACTGCTGCTTTTTTTACGGCAGGCCGGTGGGCACGGCGTTCTGTTCAGCAACGCCGGTGCAGCCTTCAATAATATTAACAACCCTGAAGATCTTAAAAACTGA
- a CDS encoding YihD family protein, which yields MKCHRLNELISLLQPAWQQDPDLNLMQFLQKMANEAGFKQPIEELTDDVLIYHLKMRGSDKSAEIPGLKKDYEEDFKTALLRARGVIKD from the coding sequence ATGAAATGCCATCGTCTTAACGAACTTATTAGCCTGCTGCAGCCCGCGTGGCAGCAGGATCCCGATCTCAACCTTATGCAGTTTTTACAGAAAATGGCCAATGAAGCAGGGTTTAAGCAGCCGATTGAAGAACTTACAGATGACGTTCTTATCTATCATCTTAAGATGCGGGGCAGTGACAAAAGCGCGGAAATCCCCGGATTAAAGAAGGACTATGAAGAAGATTTCAAGACCGCCCTGCTTCGCGCTCGAGGTGTGATTAAAGATTAA
- a CDS encoding serine/threonine protein kinase, whose product MTDAAFNFQTLTPDTILDALWETGLRVESGLTALNSYENRVYQFTDEDKRRYVAKFYRPQRWSQQQIEEEHQFSAELLADEVPIAAPLNLQGKMLHQHQGFWFAVFPSLGGRQYETDNYDQLEWVGRFLGRIHQTGRRATFQHRPTIGLSEYIDRPLQTLANSALVPRALKDSLLVSIERLRTTLQNCWHTQWRPLRLHGDCHPGNILWRDGPLFVDLDDARNGPAVQDLWMLINGDRQEQRIQWDILLEAYSEFCEFDAHELSLIEPLRAMRMVYYLAWVVRRWDDPAFPGSFPWMTDEDFWRRQISIFNEQDKLLQEPPLQLMPDFQV is encoded by the coding sequence ATGACTGACGCTGCTTTTAACTTCCAAACGCTTACTCCTGATACCATCCTGGATGCATTATGGGAAACCGGCCTGCGGGTTGAATCCGGGCTAACAGCGCTGAATAGCTATGAAAACCGCGTTTACCAGTTTACGGATGAAGATAAGCGCCGCTACGTTGCCAAATTTTATCGGCCTCAGCGCTGGTCGCAGCAGCAGATTGAAGAAGAACATCAGTTCTCCGCCGAACTGCTGGCGGATGAAGTCCCCATTGCAGCACCGTTAAACCTGCAGGGGAAGATGCTGCATCAGCATCAGGGCTTCTGGTTCGCCGTTTTTCCCAGCCTGGGTGGCCGTCAGTATGAAACGGATAATTACGATCAGCTGGAATGGGTTGGCCGTTTCCTTGGCCGCATTCATCAGACAGGGCGCAGGGCGACTTTTCAACACCGGCCGACAATCGGCCTGTCGGAATATATCGATCGGCCTTTACAGACTCTGGCTAACAGCGCGCTGGTGCCGAGGGCGCTGAAGGACAGTTTATTAGTCAGTATCGAGCGGTTACGCACAACTTTACAAAACTGCTGGCATACTCAGTGGCGGCCTCTGCGTCTGCACGGAGATTGCCATCCGGGCAATATTCTGTGGCGGGATGGTCCACTTTTTGTTGATCTGGACGATGCACGTAATGGTCCTGCCGTGCAGGATTTATGGATGCTGATAAATGGCGACCGGCAAGAGCAGCGGATCCAGTGGGATATTCTACTGGAAGCCTACAGTGAGTTTTGTGAGTTTGATGCTCACGAATTGTCACTGATTGAGCCTTTACGTGCTATGCGGATGGTTTATTATCTGGCGTGGGTTGTTCGCCGATGGGATGACCCGGCTTTCCCAGGTAGTTTCCCGTGGATGACGGATGAGGATTTCTGGCGGCGTCAGATTTCCATATTTAATGAACAGGACAAGCTGCTGCAGGAGCCTCCTCTACAGCTGATGCCTGATTTCCAGGTGTAA
- the dsbA gene encoding thiol:disulfide interchange protein DsbA: protein MKKIWFALVGMVLAFSASAAQFTDGQQYVTLDKPASGEPQVLEFFSFFCPHCYEFERVWHVSDAVKKGLPANAKVTKYHVEFLGGDMGKTVTQAWAVAMALGVEDKVTAPIFDGIQKTQTITDPASLKDTFVKAAGIKPEDYDAAWNSFVVKSLVAQQEKAAADVDLRGVPAMFVNGKYMVNNGGLDTSSMDNYVQQYANVVKFLIGQK, encoded by the coding sequence ATGAAAAAAATTTGGTTTGCACTTGTCGGTATGGTGCTGGCATTCAGCGCATCTGCTGCACAGTTCACCGATGGTCAGCAGTATGTCACGCTGGACAAACCCGCTTCCGGAGAGCCGCAGGTTCTGGAGTTCTTTTCATTCTTCTGCCCGCACTGTTATGAGTTTGAGCGTGTCTGGCACGTCAGCGATGCAGTAAAAAAAGGCCTGCCGGCTAATGCCAAAGTCACCAAATACCATGTTGAATTTTTAGGTGGCGACATGGGTAAAACCGTTACTCAGGCATGGGCTGTTGCGATGGCGCTGGGTGTTGAAGATAAAGTCACCGCGCCTATTTTTGACGGCATCCAGAAAACCCAGACGATCACCGATCCTGCCAGCCTGAAGGATACCTTCGTGAAAGCTGCCGGTATTAAGCCAGAGGATTATGATGCAGCATGGAACAGTTTCGTAGTGAAATCGCTGGTCGCTCAGCAGGAAAAAGCGGCAGCCGATGTGGATCTGCGTGGCGTTCCGGCGATGTTTGTTAACGGGAAATACATGGTTAACAACGGTGGTCTGGACACCAGTTCAATGGATAACTATGTTCAGCAGTATGCGAACGTGGTGAAATTCCTGATCGGCCAGAAGTAA
- the polA gene encoding DNA polymerase I, whose translation MAQIAENPLILVDGSSYLYRAYHAFPPLTNSAGEPTGAMYGVLNMLRSLLLQYKPSHVAVVFDAKGKTFRDELFEEYKSHRPPMPDDLRAQIEPLHTMVKAMGLPLLAVSGVEADDVIGTLALAAEKMGKPVLISTGDKDMAQLVTPNITLINTMNNAILGPEEVKEKYGIPPSLIIDFLALMGDSSDNIPGVPGVGEKTAQALLQGLGGIKDIYANLDSVAGLTFRGAKTMAAKLEQNKEMALLSYQLATIKTDVELDQTCDQLTVNEPATEELLGLFKQYEFRRWIVDLEEGKWLQAKAGGTSSPKAKAAAVAATAVEEPPTSVLSSDGYVTILDEETFESWMTKLQRSELFAFDLETDSLDTLSANIVGLSFAIAPGEAAYLPVAHDYLDAPDQLDRNTVLSRLKPLLEDNNALKVGQNLKYDRGVLKNYDIELKGIRFDTMLESYALNSVAGRHDMDTLASRWLNHKTVTFEEIAGKGKNQLTFNQIALEQAAHYAAEDADVTLQLHLKMWPELEKEQGPKAVFEQVEMPLVPVISRIERNGVLIDQKILAAHSKELGTRLAELELKAHELAGEPFNLSSPKQLQTILFEKQGIKPTKKTPGGAPSTSEEVLAELALDYPLPKVILEHRGLSKLKSTYTDKLPQMINPLSGRVHTSYHQTVTATGRLSSSDPNLQNIPVRNDEGRRIRQAFVAPKGHVIVAADYSQIELRIMAHLSQDKGLLTAFANEQDIHRATAAEVFGVALDKVSGEQRRSAKAINFGLIYGMSAFGLSRQLNIGAGEAKKYMDLYFERYPGVLQYMESTRELAAEKGYVSTLDGRRLYLPDIKASNAIRRKAAERAAINAPMQGTAADIIKRAMIAVDDWLLQQADPAVKMIMQVHDELVFEVRADAVDAASDKIRQLMENSMKLDVPLRVDVGVGDNWDQAH comes from the coding sequence ATGGCCCAAATTGCAGAAAACCCGCTGATCCTGGTAGATGGCTCTTCCTACCTGTACCGCGCTTACCATGCGTTCCCGCCGCTGACCAATAGTGCTGGTGAACCCACCGGGGCGATGTATGGCGTGCTGAACATGCTGCGCAGTCTGCTACTGCAATATAAGCCGAGCCATGTGGCGGTCGTCTTTGACGCTAAAGGCAAGACGTTCCGTGACGAGCTGTTTGAAGAGTACAAATCTCATCGTCCGCCGATGCCGGACGACCTGCGTGCACAGATAGAGCCGCTGCATACTATGGTGAAGGCTATGGGCCTGCCACTGCTGGCCGTCTCCGGGGTTGAAGCCGATGACGTAATCGGCACGCTGGCGCTGGCAGCTGAAAAAATGGGTAAACCCGTACTGATCAGTACCGGCGATAAAGATATGGCTCAGCTGGTTACGCCAAATATTACGCTGATCAACACGATGAACAATGCCATCCTCGGGCCTGAAGAGGTGAAGGAAAAATATGGTATTCCCCCCTCACTGATAATCGACTTCCTGGCGCTGATGGGAGATTCTTCGGACAATATTCCAGGCGTACCCGGCGTGGGGGAGAAAACGGCACAGGCGCTGCTTCAGGGGCTGGGTGGCATTAAGGATATTTATGCCAATCTCGATAGCGTGGCCGGTTTAACCTTCCGCGGTGCAAAAACCATGGCGGCCAAGCTGGAGCAGAATAAAGAGATGGCGCTGCTATCCTATCAGCTGGCAACCATCAAGACCGACGTTGAGCTGGATCAGACCTGTGACCAACTGACGGTAAACGAACCGGCGACGGAAGAACTGCTGGGCCTGTTTAAACAGTATGAGTTCCGCCGCTGGATCGTCGATCTGGAAGAAGGTAAATGGCTACAGGCTAAAGCGGGCGGCACCTCTTCGCCGAAAGCGAAAGCTGCGGCTGTAGCGGCAACCGCTGTTGAGGAGCCGCCGACCAGCGTACTGTCATCGGACGGTTACGTCACCATTCTGGATGAAGAAACCTTTGAAAGCTGGATGACAAAGCTTCAGCGTAGCGAGCTGTTTGCCTTTGACCTTGAAACGGATTCGCTGGATACGCTAAGTGCCAATATCGTGGGCCTGTCATTTGCCATTGCACCGGGAGAAGCGGCTTATCTGCCGGTGGCACATGATTATCTTGATGCTCCCGATCAGCTGGATCGCAACACTGTCCTGTCACGCCTCAAACCGCTGCTGGAAGATAATAATGCGCTTAAAGTGGGACAGAATCTCAAATACGACCGCGGCGTATTGAAGAACTATGATATTGAATTAAAAGGCATTCGTTTCGACACCATGCTGGAGTCCTATGCGCTTAACAGCGTTGCAGGGCGGCATGATATGGATACCCTGGCTTCGCGTTGGCTAAACCATAAAACGGTCACCTTTGAAGAGATTGCTGGTAAAGGTAAAAACCAGCTGACCTTTAACCAGATAGCGCTTGAGCAGGCTGCACACTATGCGGCAGAAGACGCCGACGTGACGCTACAGCTGCACCTGAAAATGTGGCCGGAACTGGAGAAAGAGCAGGGACCCAAAGCCGTTTTTGAGCAGGTCGAAATGCCGCTGGTGCCGGTTATCTCACGCATTGAGCGTAACGGGGTGCTCATCGACCAGAAAATACTGGCCGCGCATTCAAAAGAGCTGGGTACACGGCTGGCGGAACTGGAGCTGAAGGCGCATGAACTCGCCGGCGAACCGTTTAACCTCTCGTCGCCTAAGCAGCTGCAAACGATTCTGTTTGAAAAGCAGGGTATCAAACCCACCAAGAAAACCCCGGGCGGCGCACCGTCGACCAGCGAAGAAGTGCTTGCCGAGCTGGCACTGGATTATCCACTGCCGAAAGTCATCCTGGAGCACCGCGGCTTATCCAAGCTGAAGTCGACCTATACCGACAAGCTGCCGCAAATGATCAATCCGCTCTCTGGGCGCGTGCATACTTCCTACCACCAGACCGTGACTGCGACCGGAAGGCTCTCTTCCAGCGATCCTAACCTGCAAAATATTCCGGTGCGAAATGATGAAGGGCGCCGCATCCGGCAGGCCTTTGTTGCTCCGAAAGGGCACGTCATTGTCGCGGCCGACTATTCACAGATTGAATTGCGTATCATGGCCCACCTTTCCCAGGACAAAGGGCTGCTGACTGCGTTCGCCAATGAGCAGGATATCCACCGTGCGACCGCTGCTGAGGTCTTTGGCGTGGCGCTGGATAAGGTGAGCGGTGAACAACGACGTAGCGCGAAGGCGATTAACTTCGGTCTGATTTATGGTATGAGTGCCTTTGGTTTGTCGCGACAGCTGAATATCGGTGCCGGCGAAGCGAAAAAGTATATGGATCTCTACTTCGAACGCTATCCTGGGGTGCTGCAGTATATGGAGAGTACCCGTGAGCTGGCGGCTGAAAAGGGCTACGTTTCGACCCTGGACGGGCGTCGGCTGTATCTGCCGGATATCAAAGCCAGTAATGCTATACGTCGTAAGGCCGCGGAACGTGCGGCGATCAACGCCCCTATGCAGGGAACGGCAGCGGATATTATCAAACGAGCGATGATTGCCGTGGACGACTGGCTGCTCCAGCAGGCCGACCCGGCTGTGAAGATGATTATGCAGGTACACGATGAACTGGTCTTTGAAGTCAGGGCGGATGCCGTTGACGCGGCTTCGGATAAAATCCGTCAACTTATGGAGAACAGTATGAAACTGGATGTGCCGCTGAGAGTTGATGTCGGCGTTGGCGACAACTGGGATCAGGCGCATTAA
- a CDS encoding spot 42 RNA, inhibition of DNA synthesis — MFYLSDLLLHVIGFG; from the coding sequence ATGTTCTATCTTTCAGACCTTTTACTTCACGTAATCGGATTTGGCTGA